The following proteins come from a genomic window of Methanocella sp.:
- a CDS encoding thiolase domain-containing protein produces the protein MRDVAIIGVGCTKFGEMWERSFRDIVVEAGAKAIGDAKLNGEEIEAMYVGNMSGGQFVSQEHIGSLVADFAGLASTFHVPSTRVEAACASGGLALRNAVIAVASGYHDVVVAAGVEKMTDVETGVTVDALASAADREWEGFMGATFPALYAMVARLHMHRYGTTREQLAQVAVKNHHNAIGNPRAQFRNEITIDTVVNSTMVADPFTLFDCSPITDGAAAVIVAPAEDAKRYTDSPVYVLGSGQATDTISLHNRKDFCTFGASVAAGQRAYEMAKVTPKDIDLCEVHDCFTIAEILAIEDLGFFKKGQGGPATLAGETAIGGKIPINTSGGLKACGHPVGATGIKQAVECVEQLRGEAGKRQVKGAKIAMTHNVGGTGGTAVCHIFSNEKRRR, from the coding sequence ATGAGAGATGTTGCGATCATAGGCGTCGGATGCACCAAGTTCGGCGAGATGTGGGAGAGGTCCTTCAGGGACATCGTCGTAGAGGCCGGCGCCAAGGCAATCGGGGACGCAAAGCTGAACGGCGAAGAGATCGAGGCCATGTACGTGGGTAACATGAGCGGCGGCCAGTTCGTGAGCCAGGAGCACATCGGCTCCCTGGTAGCGGACTTCGCCGGGCTGGCGTCGACGTTCCACGTGCCCTCGACGAGGGTCGAGGCGGCGTGCGCCTCTGGCGGCTTGGCTCTGAGGAACGCCGTAATAGCGGTGGCGTCGGGCTACCATGACGTGGTCGTGGCGGCTGGCGTCGAGAAGATGACGGACGTCGAGACGGGCGTGACCGTGGACGCGCTGGCATCCGCAGCCGACAGGGAGTGGGAAGGCTTCATGGGAGCCACGTTCCCGGCACTGTACGCAATGGTGGCCAGGCTGCACATGCACCGCTATGGCACGACCAGAGAGCAGTTAGCCCAGGTCGCCGTGAAGAACCACCATAACGCCATTGGCAATCCCAGGGCCCAGTTCAGGAACGAGATCACCATCGACACCGTAGTTAACTCGACCATGGTGGCGGACCCGTTCACCTTATTCGACTGCTCGCCCATCACGGACGGGGCGGCCGCAGTGATCGTGGCCCCGGCGGAAGACGCGAAAAGGTATACGGACAGCCCGGTCTACGTGCTTGGCTCCGGCCAGGCGACCGACACGATATCGCTGCACAACCGGAAGGATTTCTGCACCTTCGGGGCCAGCGTCGCCGCGGGCCAGAGGGCGTACGAGATGGCGAAAGTCACTCCGAAGGATATAGACCTCTGCGAAGTCCACGACTGCTTCACCATCGCCGAAATATTAGCCATCGAGGACCTGGGATTCTTCAAGAAGGGCCAGGGCGGCCCGGCCACGCTGGCCGGCGAGACGGCCATCGGCGGTAAGATCCCCATCAACACGTCAGGCGGCCTCAAAGCTTGCGGCCACCCCGTGGGCGCTACTGGAATAAAACAAGCCGTCGAGTGCGTCGAGCAGCTCCGCGGCGAGGCCGGCAAGAGGCAGGTCAAGGGCGCGAAGATCGCCATGACCCACAACGTGGGCGGAACTGGCGGCACGGCCGTCTGCCACATATTCTCGAACGAGAAGAGGAGGAGATAA
- a CDS encoding substrate-binding domain-containing protein, translating into MIITMVFIAIAVPLSGCTNQAGNATATPVPTTAPVQTLKLATTTSVNDSGLLNYILPDFEKENNVNVQVLSAGSGQAIAYGASGDVDVLIVHSPAAETTFMNQGHGWNRTQFAHNFFVIVGPTSDPAGIKGLNATQAYDKIAQAKSTFVARVDASGTDTKNRDIWNKTSLKAVPSNVTNTWYKATGSGMGDTLRMADQLQAYTLSDIATYESLSKSLNLTILVENDPVTLINKYDVIAVNQTEYPSVNYPMAKKLIDYLASQPTQQKIAEYGQAQYGRPLFYADLLNNSTSSK; encoded by the coding sequence TTGATCATAACAATGGTCTTTATAGCCATTGCAGTGCCGCTGTCCGGCTGCACGAACCAGGCCGGCAACGCAACGGCGACGCCGGTGCCTACGACGGCGCCCGTACAGACGCTGAAGCTCGCGACGACCACGAGCGTGAACGACTCGGGCCTTCTCAACTACATCCTGCCCGACTTCGAGAAGGAGAATAACGTCAATGTCCAGGTCCTGTCGGCGGGCTCCGGCCAGGCCATCGCCTACGGCGCCAGCGGCGACGTGGACGTGCTCATCGTGCACAGCCCGGCGGCCGAGACGACCTTCATGAACCAGGGCCACGGCTGGAATAGGACCCAGTTCGCCCATAACTTCTTCGTGATCGTCGGCCCCACGAGCGATCCGGCGGGCATCAAGGGCCTGAACGCCACCCAGGCGTACGATAAGATCGCCCAGGCGAAGTCGACGTTCGTCGCGAGGGTCGACGCGTCGGGCACGGATACAAAGAACAGGGATATCTGGAATAAGACCAGCCTCAAGGCCGTCCCTTCGAACGTGACCAACACCTGGTATAAGGCGACCGGCTCGGGCATGGGCGATACCCTGCGCATGGCGGACCAGCTTCAGGCCTATACGCTGAGCGACATCGCCACCTACGAGTCTCTGTCGAAGAGCCTCAACCTGACCATACTGGTGGAGAACGACCCCGTCACGCTCATCAACAAGTACGACGTGATCGCGGTCAACCAGACGGAGTACCCGTCGGTCAACTACCCGATGGCGAAAAAGCTCATCGACTACCTGGCGAGCCAGCCGACGCAGCAGAAGATAGCCGAGTACGGCCAGGCCCAGTATGGAAGGCCGCTGTTCTACGCCGACCTGCTGAACAACTCGACGTCGAGCAAGTAA
- a CDS encoding alkaline phosphatase family protein — MDVKKILPVLLILFFIALSGCITAGREWSFAINGDSSKSVNSSLYEKLANDAKTYDGVTGIPLEIFLAYYGVYPVTAISYNGTVYNWTDAASAASKDIPMLVEPNGSVYYAGKRAMPTDINVTLADKPGVSTLDVAPSILYALDAGGRDDLIHEKASRVVLFYLDAFGYERYQDARQRGLISNISSLGEPVKAVCVYPSITQNNAKAMATGLAPNLSRGDFRSYLPYNDTVFDILERKGLKAVWVDGNSPPVAVNDTVFALDENGDGSADDEVTAAAIDEYRAGADFMVVHYKDTDLEMHEYGPYSPEGLASVKTADVEVGEVLKSLDNGTVVVIYADHGCHNLTGGGGNHGTLLPDDMYIPLVIGEA, encoded by the coding sequence ATGGACGTTAAAAAAATTCTCCCAGTCCTGCTCATTCTTTTTTTTATCGCCCTTTCGGGCTGTATTACTGCGGGCAGGGAGTGGTCGTTCGCAATCAACGGCGATTCGTCGAAGAGCGTCAATAGCTCGCTCTATGAAAAGCTGGCGAACGACGCGAAGACCTACGACGGCGTCACCGGCATACCGCTCGAAATATTCCTCGCTTACTACGGCGTATATCCGGTCACGGCCATATCGTATAATGGCACGGTATATAACTGGACAGATGCCGCCTCGGCGGCGAGCAAGGACATCCCCATGCTTGTTGAGCCCAACGGCAGCGTCTACTATGCCGGCAAAAGGGCTATGCCCACGGACATTAACGTTACGCTTGCCGATAAGCCCGGAGTGTCCACGCTGGACGTCGCGCCGTCTATCCTTTATGCCCTGGACGCCGGGGGCAGGGACGACCTGATCCACGAAAAGGCGAGCAGGGTCGTCCTGTTCTATCTGGACGCTTTCGGCTACGAGCGCTATCAGGACGCCCGGCAGAGGGGCCTGATCAGCAATATATCATCTCTGGGAGAGCCGGTAAAGGCTGTATGCGTCTACCCATCCATCACCCAGAATAACGCGAAGGCCATGGCCACCGGGCTGGCGCCGAACCTCTCCAGGGGGGATTTCCGGTCTTACCTGCCTTATAATGACACGGTCTTCGACATCCTCGAGCGCAAAGGGCTCAAGGCCGTCTGGGTCGACGGCAACAGCCCGCCCGTAGCCGTGAACGATACGGTGTTCGCCCTCGACGAGAACGGCGACGGCTCCGCTGACGACGAGGTCACCGCGGCGGCCATCGACGAATACCGGGCAGGCGCCGACTTTATGGTCGTCCACTACAAGGATACTGACCTGGAAATGCACGAATATGGCCCCTATTCGCCCGAAGGGCTGGCCTCGGTGAAAACGGCCGATGTCGAAGTCGGCGAGGTCCTGAAAAGCCTGGATAATGGCACGGTCGTGGTCATTTACGCCGACCACGGGTGCCATAACCTGACGGGCGGCGGCGGCAACCACGGCACTCTGCTGCCCGACGACATGTACATACCGCTCGTTATCGGCGAGGCGTAA
- a CDS encoding (Fe-S)-binding protein, with translation MAPEMQRKLALFACLLLVLAGLLTMVPDAWLLGPQAACHSCHEAQYPASHLLYRTNYMGYNSLCSFAPFSTLILIGTAMLIFLTTFRIKFEHWGPQYRLIAGIVLLAFAVLTVLPAQTEYRDLLGYSTLDPLVPASTIILLALAAAALMGYIVCPFLIIMRCRCPVLEKEMDSNYSPDRAILRYLKMAATGKLSDEDVRRLYRCTLCNGCWMAWFNRSTRAMAVGKGIVPAHLASIKGSVAAYGNPYGIAISADGGELKGADTDTVLFKGCTARFKAPEILAAARELLDKKGIKYKLLEGETCCGYTLYNLGDIDAGNAAVDRNIKAFRDTGVKRIITICPGCYSAFNKYYNGRGGFDVDVALAMDLLKDMKVPAKGVTIHDPCHAKEKSETAHGMLMGAREDGTGACCGAGGGVMSFDRMLAGARAGRILEENESTVVTYCPFCYLNLSRAGEKRVADLYVVLAQGGLNG, from the coding sequence ATGGCTCCTGAAATGCAGCGCAAGCTGGCCCTGTTCGCCTGCCTGCTGCTCGTTCTCGCCGGCCTCCTGACCATGGTGCCGGACGCCTGGCTCCTCGGCCCGCAGGCCGCGTGCCACAGCTGCCACGAGGCGCAGTACCCGGCCAGCCACCTTCTTTACAGGACGAACTACATGGGCTATAACTCGCTGTGCTCCTTCGCCCCCTTCAGCACGCTCATCCTCATCGGCACCGCCATGCTCATATTCCTCACGACGTTCCGCATCAAGTTCGAGCACTGGGGCCCGCAGTACCGCCTGATCGCGGGCATCGTGCTCTTAGCGTTCGCCGTGCTCACGGTGCTGCCGGCGCAGACTGAATACAGGGACCTGCTGGGATACAGCACGCTGGACCCGCTGGTGCCGGCGAGCACCATTATCTTGCTGGCCCTGGCGGCCGCCGCCCTCATGGGCTATATCGTTTGCCCCTTCCTGATCATTATGAGATGCCGCTGCCCTGTCCTCGAAAAAGAGATGGACTCGAATTACTCCCCAGACCGGGCGATCTTACGCTATTTGAAGATGGCCGCCACGGGAAAGCTGAGCGACGAGGACGTGCGCCGCCTGTACCGGTGCACGCTGTGCAACGGCTGCTGGATGGCCTGGTTTAACCGTAGCACGCGCGCCATGGCCGTGGGAAAAGGCATCGTGCCGGCCCACCTTGCCTCGATTAAAGGTTCAGTTGCCGCATACGGGAACCCCTATGGCATCGCGATTTCGGCGGACGGCGGGGAGCTGAAGGGCGCCGATACGGATACCGTGCTGTTCAAGGGCTGTACGGCGCGCTTCAAGGCCCCGGAGATACTCGCGGCCGCACGGGAATTGCTCGATAAAAAAGGCATTAAGTATAAACTCCTGGAAGGCGAGACCTGCTGCGGATATACGCTATATAATTTAGGCGACATCGACGCAGGAAATGCCGCCGTGGACAGAAATATCAAGGCCTTCCGGGACACGGGCGTGAAGCGCATCATAACTATATGCCCCGGCTGCTACTCGGCCTTCAATAAATACTATAATGGGCGTGGCGGGTTCGACGTCGATGTCGCCCTGGCCATGGACCTGCTCAAGGATATGAAGGTGCCGGCAAAGGGCGTGACGATACACGACCCGTGCCACGCCAAAGAGAAGAGCGAGACGGCCCACGGCATGCTCATGGGTGCCAGGGAAGACGGGACCGGCGCCTGCTGCGGGGCCGGCGGCGGCGTAATGTCCTTCGACCGGATGCTTGCCGGCGCGAGGGCCGGGAGGATCCTGGAGGAGAACGAGAGCACCGTCGTTACCTATTGCCCGTTCTGCTACCTCAACCTTTCGAGGGCCGGCGAAAAAAGGGTCGCCGACCTGTACGTTGTCCTGGCTCAGGGTGGCTTAAATGGTTGA
- a CDS encoding phosphotransferase — protein sequence MVDVPFEGLTVVEQFHSRKNKVYLVERGGWRLVLKVYENGRCKNEARTLRAARRAGIAVPEVVDVGDNALLLELIPGRSVNDYLNTPSMGEKALGVAAWLAAFHGAFRSGDEVLVKSDAIFKNFLVSDRIYGIDFELSHRGRPEEDVGEALAYLLDTEPMFSEEKYALGRRFIGRYEGDSGIALKNIDAFVANSLRQAAEFRPGQRELLLKKARDIEDSRPFTPRR from the coding sequence ATGGTTGATGTGCCCTTTGAAGGCCTCACGGTCGTGGAGCAATTCCACAGCCGGAAAAATAAGGTCTACCTGGTCGAGCGGGGCGGATGGCGCCTCGTCTTAAAGGTTTACGAGAACGGCCGCTGCAAGAACGAGGCCAGGACGCTTCGGGCGGCTCGAAGGGCAGGGATCGCGGTACCCGAAGTCGTGGACGTGGGCGATAACGCGCTCCTCCTTGAGCTCATACCCGGCAGGTCCGTCAACGATTATCTGAATACGCCGTCCATGGGCGAAAAAGCGCTTGGCGTGGCCGCCTGGCTGGCCGCTTTTCACGGGGCTTTCCGCTCGGGCGATGAAGTGCTGGTCAAGTCGGACGCGATCTTTAAGAACTTCCTCGTCTCCGACCGCATCTATGGCATCGACTTCGAGCTGTCCCACCGGGGCCGGCCCGAGGAGGACGTGGGCGAGGCGCTCGCCTATTTACTCGATACCGAGCCCATGTTCTCGGAGGAAAAATATGCACTCGGCCGGCGATTCATCGGTCGCTACGAGGGGGATTCCGGGATAGCGCTAAAGAATATCGACGCCTTCGTCGCTAATTCCCTGAGACAGGCCGCAGAGTTCCGTCCGGGCCAGAGGGAGCTGTTATTAAAAAAGGCCCGGGATATCGAAGATTCGAGGCCTTTTACGCCTCGCCGATAA
- a CDS encoding energy-coupling factor transporter ATPase has translation MISIRGLSFSFFNSDRKALDGISLEIPEGQFLAITGPSGCGKSTLALAMGGYIPHVFEGRMEGSIEVDGKRTTDVELSDIAPLVAIVQQDPESQLCTLNVRDEVSFGPENLLLSADEVNRRVDESLALVGASYLKGREIHELSGGEKQRVAIASLLAMHPRALILDEPTSNLDPSSTATVFSAIERLKENTGMTIIVIEHKLDRLMGLADRLVVMEAGRIVMDGEPREVVGRYREQLNSIGVRLPGLDCPAFAADGGTTKKTPVVEVKGLRASYDGREALHGIDMQVNNSEIVGIIGPNGSGKTTFLNVLMGLHKFDSGSVSVTGLDVGKSRTSDIARRSGFIFQNPNHQIFERTVYAEAAFALRNFGTGEDEAAHLVDPVLEKYGLAKYRDKHPLGISFGEKRRLNLCSVLPHDPTLIIMDEPFVGQDYANVTRMCRELRRLRDGGKALVLVSHDMDMVYRYCDRIVLLKDGIVLVDDKPEAAMRRIEESGMKDYVPEGCRK, from the coding sequence ATGATCTCGATCAGGGGCCTGTCGTTCTCTTTTTTTAACTCTGACAGGAAAGCGCTGGACGGCATCAGCCTGGAGATACCTGAAGGGCAGTTCCTGGCCATCACGGGGCCATCAGGGTGCGGCAAGTCCACACTGGCCCTGGCCATGGGCGGGTACATCCCCCACGTATTCGAGGGCCGGATGGAGGGCTCTATCGAGGTGGATGGCAAGCGCACGACGGACGTGGAACTGTCCGACATCGCCCCCCTCGTGGCCATCGTGCAGCAGGACCCCGAGTCTCAGCTATGCACGCTGAACGTGCGGGACGAGGTGTCGTTCGGGCCCGAGAATCTTCTGCTGAGCGCGGATGAAGTGAACCGCAGGGTCGATGAGTCTCTGGCCCTTGTCGGGGCCTCATACCTGAAGGGCCGGGAGATCCACGAGCTTTCCGGTGGAGAGAAGCAGCGGGTGGCCATCGCTTCCTTGCTGGCCATGCATCCCCGGGCGCTGATCCTCGACGAGCCCACCTCGAACCTTGACCCGTCCAGCACAGCGACCGTCTTCTCTGCTATCGAGCGCCTTAAAGAGAATACGGGAATGACCATCATCGTTATCGAGCATAAGCTCGACAGGCTCATGGGGCTTGCGGACAGGCTGGTCGTCATGGAGGCAGGCCGGATCGTCATGGATGGAGAGCCCCGGGAGGTCGTTGGCAGATACCGGGAGCAGCTAAACTCTATCGGCGTCAGGCTGCCTGGCCTCGATTGCCCGGCCTTCGCGGCGGACGGCGGCACGACGAAAAAGACGCCAGTTGTGGAGGTTAAAGGCCTCCGCGCGTCGTACGACGGCAGGGAGGCGCTCCACGGCATCGACATGCAAGTGAATAATTCGGAGATCGTGGGCATCATCGGGCCGAACGGCTCCGGCAAGACCACCTTCCTCAACGTGCTCATGGGGCTCCACAAATTCGACTCGGGAAGCGTTTCGGTCACGGGACTGGACGTGGGAAAGTCCCGGACGTCCGATATCGCCCGGCGCTCGGGCTTCATTTTCCAGAACCCCAACCACCAGATATTCGAGAGGACCGTCTACGCCGAGGCCGCCTTCGCCTTAAGGAACTTCGGCACGGGAGAGGATGAGGCCGCCCATCTCGTCGATCCCGTCCTAGAGAAGTACGGCCTGGCCAAATACAGGGATAAGCATCCGCTGGGCATCAGTTTCGGCGAAAAGCGGCGCCTGAACTTATGCTCGGTCCTGCCGCACGACCCCACGCTCATCATCATGGACGAGCCCTTCGTCGGGCAGGACTACGCCAACGTGACACGCATGTGCCGCGAGCTGCGAAGGCTGAGGGACGGGGGCAAGGCCCTCGTGCTGGTCTCGCACGACATGGATATGGTCTACAGGTACTGCGACCGCATCGTGCTCCTCAAGGACGGCATCGTCCTGGTGGACGATAAGCCGGAAGCGGCAATGCGGCGCATAGAGGAATCAGGAATGAAGGACTATGTGCCGGAGGGCTGCAGGAAATGA
- a CDS encoding hydroxymethylglutaryl-CoA synthase yields the protein MTLGISAYGAYVPRYRIKVEEIAKVWGDDADDYKNGLMVNEKSVPDMDEDTATIAVEAARNAVLRGADPKKIGAIYVGSESHPYAVKPTATIVAAAIGAGPKMTAADYEFACKAGTAAIQTCMGVVSAGIAETALAIGADVSQGAPGDALEYTAAAGGAAFVIGNTDLIATINHTCSFTTDTPDFWRREGADYPRHGGRFTGDPGYFKHVLSASKMMLEKAGTKPSDYNYAVFHQPNGKFPTRAAQTLGFTREQIKQGLTCPMMGNTYSGASMVGLSAVLDVAKPGDRVFVTSFGSGAGSDSFDITVTDRITQVQDLAKKTWDYIKDAKYIDYAIYAKHKGKIKVDS from the coding sequence ATGACACTAGGGATCAGCGCATACGGAGCGTACGTACCGCGGTACCGCATCAAGGTCGAAGAGATCGCGAAGGTCTGGGGCGACGATGCGGACGACTATAAGAACGGCCTGATGGTTAATGAGAAGTCGGTGCCTGACATGGATGAGGACACCGCCACAATAGCCGTCGAGGCAGCGAGGAACGCCGTGCTGAGGGGCGCGGACCCGAAGAAGATCGGCGCCATCTACGTGGGCTCGGAGAGCCACCCGTACGCCGTGAAGCCGACCGCGACCATCGTCGCAGCGGCCATCGGGGCGGGGCCGAAGATGACCGCCGCGGACTACGAGTTCGCCTGCAAGGCGGGCACCGCCGCCATCCAGACCTGCATGGGCGTCGTCTCCGCGGGCATCGCCGAAACCGCTTTAGCCATCGGGGCGGACGTCTCGCAGGGAGCGCCCGGCGACGCGCTCGAGTACACGGCGGCGGCCGGCGGAGCCGCGTTCGTCATCGGTAATACGGATCTCATCGCCACGATCAACCATACGTGCTCGTTCACGACGGACACGCCCGACTTCTGGAGACGGGAGGGCGCCGACTACCCGAGGCATGGAGGGCGATTCACCGGAGACCCGGGCTACTTCAAGCACGTCCTCTCGGCATCGAAGATGATGCTGGAGAAGGCGGGCACAAAGCCCTCAGATTATAATTACGCGGTATTCCACCAGCCCAACGGCAAGTTCCCCACCCGGGCGGCCCAGACGCTGGGATTCACCAGGGAGCAGATAAAGCAGGGCCTGACCTGCCCGATGATGGGCAACACGTACTCGGGCGCCAGCATGGTCGGCCTGTCGGCCGTATTAGACGTGGCAAAGCCGGGCGACCGGGTGTTCGTCACCTCGTTCGGCTCGGGCGCGGGCAGCGACTCGTTCGACATAACGGTCACCGACCGCATCACGCAGGTACAGGACCTGGCGAAGAAGACGTGGGACTATATAAAAGATGCTAAGTACATCGACTACGCCATATACGCGAAGCATAAGGGCAAGATCAAGGTGGACAGTTAA
- a CDS encoding Zn-ribbon domain-containing OB-fold protein: MGVPRFWREIPARYNLIGTKCETCGNYYFPPRLFCPECRRQGKMTEYQFKGTGEVVTYTTIYTPGDSWIGGKPYVLAIVKLDEGPHLTTQVICDPAEVKIGMRVTKVFRKIGEDGEKGMIYYGTKFVPA; the protein is encoded by the coding sequence ATGGGAGTCCCAAGATTCTGGAGAGAGATACCGGCCCGCTATAACCTCATCGGCACGAAGTGCGAGACCTGCGGTAACTATTATTTCCCGCCCCGACTTTTCTGCCCCGAATGCAGGCGTCAGGGCAAGATGACCGAGTACCAGTTCAAGGGCACCGGCGAGGTCGTGACCTATACGACCATATATACGCCCGGCGATTCCTGGATCGGCGGCAAGCCATACGTGCTCGCAATCGTGAAGCTGGACGAGGGCCCTCACCTGACCACGCAGGTCATCTGTGATCCGGCCGAGGTAAAGATCGGCATGAGGGTGACGAAGGTGTTCCGCAAGATCGGCGAGGACGGCGAGAAAGGCATGATCTACTACGGCACGAAGTTCGTGCCGGCATAA
- a CDS encoding TatD family hydrolase — MIDTHTHVDTRPYEDFEAMALAGITDVLTLAHDPMRMSTSVVIKDHFERLFSEKSRVGRSGLRLHVCLGLHPRIRPDDPDKCLELLESYLAKGDRKVLAIGETGLETGSPFEIGLLERQLDLSVKYRLPIIVHTPRSNKLMVTRDILDILSTRPLDKKKVVVDHADQETTPLILDGGYNAGLTVQPSKLTPQQAADIVERLDAGMLVLNTDASSNPTDVLGVPRTVHLLKMHGAVEDKIKMVGELNARKIFGIVPPTEAMR, encoded by the coding sequence ATGATTGATACGCATACTCACGTGGATACCAGGCCCTACGAGGACTTCGAGGCCATGGCGCTGGCCGGCATAACTGACGTCCTGACGCTCGCCCACGACCCCATGCGCATGAGTACCAGCGTGGTCATTAAAGACCATTTCGAGCGGCTGTTCTCCGAAAAGTCGCGTGTCGGGAGGTCCGGGCTCCGCCTCCATGTCTGCCTGGGCCTGCATCCCCGCATACGGCCGGATGACCCGGATAAATGTCTCGAGCTACTCGAATCGTACCTGGCAAAGGGTGACAGGAAAGTGCTCGCCATCGGCGAAACCGGGCTTGAGACGGGTAGCCCATTCGAGATCGGCCTGCTCGAGCGCCAGCTCGACCTCTCGGTAAAATACCGCTTACCCATCATCGTCCATACGCCCCGCTCGAATAAGCTCATGGTAACGAGGGACATACTGGATATACTCTCCACCCGCCCGCTCGATAAGAAAAAGGTCGTAGTCGACCACGCCGACCAGGAAACAACCCCTCTTATCCTGGACGGGGGCTACAACGCCGGCCTCACGGTCCAGCCCTCAAAGCTCACGCCGCAGCAGGCGGCCGATATCGTGGAGCGGCTTGACGCGGGCATGCTGGTGCTGAACACGGACGCCTCGTCGAACCCGACGGACGTTTTAGGCGTGCCCCGCACCGTACACCTTTTAAAAATGCACGGGGCCGTCGAGGATAAAATAAAGATGGTCGGCGAGCTGAACGCCCGGAAGATCTTCGGCATCGTCCCCCCGACAGAGGCAATGCGATAG
- a CDS encoding energy-coupling factor transporter transmembrane component T — MRLRYEGGSSFIHRLNPLTRLLVLVAYSVSIFMFSSLTAELLCFLAMLAIAAWLRSRTLASLVTSKYFISFALLIVAVQALFTGGGGLIVSVPLVLFTVNITTMGVYNGLLIAFRFLTIILGSAIFIVTTEPNELAYALMKAGLPYRFGFMIVTAIRFLPVFESEAGTVRNAQAARGLEIDSGGIKSVIKIVRFTLMPLIVSALSKVDVLVISMESRAFGYSRARTFTRSRPFRATDAVISATAVAIVAVLALNLWLHFLTMPASFTFP, encoded by the coding sequence ATGAGGCTCCGTTACGAGGGGGGCTCTTCTTTTATACACCGGCTGAACCCGTTGACACGCCTGCTGGTGCTCGTCGCCTACAGCGTATCCATCTTTATGTTCAGCAGCCTGACGGCCGAGCTGCTGTGTTTCCTGGCCATGCTCGCGATCGCCGCATGGCTCCGGTCCAGGACGCTGGCCTCGCTGGTCACGTCTAAATATTTCATCTCCTTCGCCCTGCTCATCGTCGCCGTCCAGGCGCTGTTCACGGGCGGAGGCGGCCTCATCGTCAGCGTACCCCTCGTGCTTTTCACCGTGAACATCACGACCATGGGAGTCTACAACGGGCTTCTCATCGCCTTCCGCTTCCTCACCATCATCCTGGGCAGCGCCATCTTCATCGTCACCACCGAGCCGAACGAGCTGGCCTACGCGCTCATGAAGGCGGGCCTGCCCTACCGCTTCGGGTTCATGATAGTCACGGCCATACGTTTCCTGCCGGTCTTCGAATCTGAGGCCGGCACCGTGAGAAATGCCCAGGCGGCCCGGGGCCTGGAGATCGACAGCGGAGGGATAAAGAGCGTGATAAAAATCGTACGGTTTACGCTCATGCCGCTGATCGTCTCGGCGCTGTCCAAGGTGGACGTGCTGGTCATCTCCATGGAGAGCCGGGCGTTCGGCTACAGCCGGGCGCGCACATTCACGCGGAGCAGGCCGTTCCGGGCGACGGATGCCGTGATTAGCGCTACGGCCGTCGCCATCGTGGCCGTTCTGGCGCTTAACCTCTGGCTCCACTTCCTGACCATGCCGGCGTCGTTCACTTTTCCATGA
- a CDS encoding helix-turn-helix domain-containing protein encodes MQSNVVDLRAKLAEKMAGEIALSGNPGETIKKWRKSFEVSQIDLANAIEVSPSVVSDYESGRRKSPGTTIISKIVEALLDIDEKAGSHKIRAYESMLSYANPDVVLDIHEYRSPVTLEKFAGAIEAEHISGNMDRSINGYTIIDSINAIIQLSSEEFYRLYGWSTERALIFCNVSTGRSPMVALRVSSLKPAAVVLHGLEASKIDPVAKKIASVETFPLIASRMDIDSMISILKGLK; translated from the coding sequence ATGCAGAGCAACGTCGTCGACCTGAGGGCAAAGCTTGCCGAGAAGATGGCGGGCGAGATAGCCCTCTCCGGGAACCCGGGCGAGACCATAAAAAAATGGCGAAAGAGTTTTGAGGTATCTCAGATCGACCTGGCCAACGCGATCGAGGTATCGCCCTCGGTCGTCAGCGACTACGAGAGCGGCCGGAGAAAGTCGCCGGGGACGACGATCATCAGCAAGATCGTGGAGGCATTGCTGGACATCGACGAGAAGGCCGGCTCCCACAAGATCCGGGCGTACGAGAGCATGCTCTCCTATGCGAACCCGGACGTCGTCCTGGACATCCACGAGTACCGCTCGCCCGTGACGCTGGAGAAGTTCGCCGGCGCCATCGAGGCGGAGCACATCTCGGGGAACATGGACCGGTCCATCAACGGCTACACGATCATCGACAGCATCAACGCTATAATACAGCTGTCCTCCGAGGAGTTTTATCGCTTATACGGCTGGAGCACGGAGAGGGCCCTCATCTTTTGTAACGTGAGCACGGGCCGCTCGCCCATGGTGGCGCTGCGCGTATCTTCGCTCAAGCCCGCCGCCGTGGTGCTCCACGGCCTGGAAGCCTCGAAGATCGACCCGGTGGCGAAGAAGATCGCGAGCGTCGAGACGTTCCCGCTCATCGCCAGCCGGATGGACATAGACTCAATGATCAGCATACTAAAGGGATTGAAATAA